A window from Lytechinus pictus isolate F3 Inbred chromosome 9, Lp3.0, whole genome shotgun sequence encodes these proteins:
- the LOC129268085 gene encoding UPF0489 protein C5orf22 homolog produces MLHFDSHPDLQIDTNMPADIIFDKHQLFDVLSIENWIMPAIYAGHLGHVTWVKPPWADQLSEGSRKVKVGKDRSSGKLRVNWPDSYFVSDLLFAPQEDMENGKDAVIDVVTMETECLRSREFTISPSVCMESRCKSFLSREKDDKDMHLRVKEGSIHAGVETQKRMLLESHRGASIDLNNAESESRTFHDDESDSSTAGLVQNKVETQRMSLENGNDPCSQNNVQLLGRTSLESGNASSNDRPDRNDVESDKDAMKSDKMASSSYNNEQDISAQTSCPTQQISSRAEIRNCNKHDESVANLNERHSEPVIDKSADRSNLCSIDSNDQQTRDNTHQCNSSEITPNFIETGTGVANLGRGQDQRSRAPSSGTCDTVMRDYSEFSGRFILDIDLDFFSTRNPFKQMYTKEQYNLMDELYRFATPTDESVPALKACQKKRAKQISELSAGLKAAFNGDDYDASLGDRETFIKITELVKFLQSTPDIEPECLDPEMVHMAGLTCDDHGELPHHVSSNEEIDSLITTTRELLEKLPAPTMVTISRSSHDDYCPAHQVDGIQNKVIKMLHSIYDKLDIHLEYEAD; encoded by the exons ATGCTGCACTTCGACTCTCACCCAGATCTACAGATAGACACCAACATGCCTGCAGATATCATCTTTGATAAGCATCAGTTATTCGA TGTCCTCAGCATTGAGAACTGGATCATGCCAGCCATCTATGCAGGTCAtctaggtcatgtgacctgggTCAAACCTCCGTGGGCGGATCAACTTTCTGAGGGGTCACGGAAGGTCAAAGTCGGGAAGGACAGGTCATCTGGGAAATTAAG AGTCAACTGGCCGGATAGTTACTTCGTCAGTGACCTCCTTTTCGCTCCTCAAGAAGACATGGAGAATGGAAAAGATGCGGTTATTGatgttgttaccatggaaacagagTGTCTGAGGAGCAGAGAATTTACCATTTCCCCATCGGTGTGTATGGAGTCAAGATGTAAATCATTCTTGAGCAGGGAGAAAGATGATAAGGACATGCATTTAAGAGTTAAGGAAGGCAGTATTCATGCTGGTGTTGAAACACAAAAGAGAATGTTACTTGAGAGTCACAGAGGTGCATCAATTGATCTGAACAATGCTGAGAGTGAAAGTAGGACGTTTCATGATGATGAAAGCGATTCATCCACTGCAGGACTTGTTCAGAACAAGGTTGAAACGCAAAGAATGTCTTTGGAGAATGGGAACGATCCGTGTagtcaaaacaatgttcaattaCTTGGAAGAACGTCTTTGGAGAGTGGGAACGCTTCATCAAATGACAGACCTGATCGCAATGATGTTGAATCCGACAAAGATGCTATGAAGTCAGACAAAATGGCATCTTCCTCTTATAACAATGAACAAGACATAAGTGCTCAAACAAGTTGCCCAACTCAGCAAATATCAAGCAGGGCTGAAATAAGAAACTGTAATAAACATGATGAgagtgttgccaatttgaatgaAAGGCACTCTGAACCTGTGATAGATAAATCAGCAGACAGGAGTAACCTGTGCAGTATTGATAGTAATGACCAGCAAACTAGAGATAACACTCACCAGTGCAATAGTAGCGAAATAACTCCAAATTTCATTGAGACTGGTACAGGTGTTGCCAATTTGGGGAGAGGACAAGACCAAAGATCGCGTGCTCCGTCATCTGGCACATGTGACACTGTTATGAGAGACTATTCAGAGTTCAGTGGAAGGTTCATTTTAGACATTGATTTAGATTTCTTCTCTACGAGGAACCCATTCAAACAGATGTACACGAAG GAGCAATACAATCTGATGGATGAGCTGTATCGATTCGCTACTCCCACAGATGAATCTGTTCCAGCACTGAAAGCCTGTCAGAAGAAGAGAGCCAAGCAGATCAGCGAACTGTCTGCTGGGCTGAAGGCTGCATtcaatggtgatgattatgatgcttCGCTTGGTGATAGGGAAAC ATTCATCAAGATTACTGAACTGGTCAAATTTCTTCAGTCGACGCCCGACATCGAACCAGAATGCCTGGACCCAGAGATGGTTCATATGGCTGGGCTGACGTGCGATGATCACGGTGAACTCCCTCACCATGTCAGCTCCAACGAGGAGATCGATAGCTTAATAACGACAACAAGAGAACTTCTAGAAAAGTTGCCGGCACCTACTATGGTCACTATATCAAG GTCCTCCCATGATGATTATTGCCCAGCACACCAGGTTGATGGAATTCAAAACAAGGTTATCAAGATGTTACACTCAATATATGACAAGCTGGATATACATTTAGAATATGAAGCAgattga
- the LOC135153075 gene encoding uncharacterized protein LOC135153075, whose translation MEGANRPPSERQIRCWRALEWLMHGQLLPYPGTIVRMAPSELSWEHVLGFLDRAYARAVVRADAGWVWCLHEYLRERLSPGEYRDRFPLLDERGRDDKLLFFDPDTPWWEPAMAWERRFPRGLAYLPHFEGRASTATRAPEQVGPSLEPAAPVTAPNLEVMDSREPSAASKFAQPDLQETPFKDMSVPEAQAGGPSTRGTTPYEKKEVGRRGQAGAPATLGKRTFGGAKGGPVNKRNARGPCPLCQQRPHQKLKVHVYRHMPPALRLGQDKPAREDFPLLEVMGCLRFLAKCFTGTHDLDALVQFVNRSAPDNWTLHIPPAMEEEMFRLLDQLGASRPESITAQPINSIAALLHWRVLAWLVGQLTEEETRQLHQLGGSSTSEQGEAMPAEAAQPKLAGSTIPRRW comes from the coding sequence ATGGAGGGGGCTAATAGGCCCCCCTCTGAGAGGCAAATTAGGTGTTGGAGAGCGTTGGAGTGGCTCATGCACGGCCAGCTCCTTCCATATCCTGGCACGATTGTTAGGATGGCCCCATCTGAGCTGTCGTGGGAACATGTCCTGGGATTCTTAGATAGGGCGTACGCGCGTGCAGTAGTAAGGGCGGATGCAGGTTGGGTCTGGTGCCTGCATGAGTACCTCAGGGAACGTTTGTCCCCAGGGGAATACAGAGACCGGTTTCCGCTATTAGATGAAAGGGGTAGGGACGACAAATTATTATTCTTTGACCCCGACACCCCCTGGTGGGAACCCGCTATGGCATGGGAGCGTCGCTTCCCAAGAGGTCTGGCTTATCTGCCTCACTTCGAGGGAAGGGCCTCGACCGCGACGCGCGCTCCAGAGCAGGTGGGACCTAGTCTGGAACCAGCTGCCCCGGTAACCGCCCCCAATCTTGAGGTTATGGACAGCAGGGAGCCATCTGCTGCGTCCAAATTTGCACAACCAGACCTTCAGGAGACCCCTTTCAAGGACATGAGTGTCCCTGAAGCCCAGGCTGGTGGACCGTCCACGAGGGGGACTACCCCGTATGAGAAAAAGGAGGTGGGTAGGCGAGGCCAGGCAGGTGCACCCGCCACCCTGGGCAAGCGCACGTTTGGCGGGGCCAAGGGAGGGCCGGTCAACAAGCGGAATGCGAGGGGACCTTGTCCACTTTGCCAGCAGCGGCCGCATCAAAAGTTGAAGGTACATGTGTACCGACACATGCCGCCTGCACTCCGATTGGGTCAGGATAAACCTGCTAGGGAGGATTTCCCTCTTCTTGAAGTAATGGGGTGTCTACGGTTCTTGGCCAAGTGTTTCACTGGCACACACGACCTGGACGCTCTTGTCCAGTTCGTGAACCGGAGTGCCCCCGACAACTGGACCTTGCACATCCCACCGGCCATGGAGGAGGAGATGTTTCGCCTCCTAGATCAGCTGGGAGCATCCCGGCCTGAAAGTATTACGGCGCAGCCAATAAATTCCATCGCCGCGTTGCTCCACTGGCGTGTCCTGGCATGGCTTGTGGGGCAGTTGACTGAGGAAGAAACTCGGCAGCTACATCAACTCGGGGGATCTAGCACCTCGGAGCAGGGGGAGGCTATGCCAGCGGAAGCCGCGCAGCCGAAACTGGCGGGGAGCACTATTCCCCGACGCTGGTAG